Proteins encoded in a region of the Panicum hallii strain FIL2 chromosome 3, PHallii_v3.1, whole genome shotgun sequence genome:
- the LOC112886751 gene encoding lysine histidine transporter 2-like, producing MGTPSPPDVMDQYAETAKERRQEEKLKNLDDWLPITSSRTAKWYYSAFHNVTAMVGAGVLGLPFAMSQLGWGLGTVVIVMSFVITLYTLWQMVEMHEMVPGKRFDRYHELGQHAFGQRLGLWIIVPQQLIVEVGTDIVYMVTGGQCLRKFHDLVCQGRCRDIRLTFWIMIFGSVHFPLSQFPNFNSISAVSAAAAVMSLTYSMIAFFASAVKGAHAAAAADYGLRASTATGRAFGVLNALGAVAFAYAGHNVVLEIQATIPSTPETPSKRPMWRGVVVAYAIVALCYFCVAFGGYYAFGSLVEPNVLISLERPRWLIAAANLMVVVHVVGSYQVYAMPVFDMIETLLVKKHKFTPGVRLRLIARSAYVAATMFVGMTFPFFDGLLGFFGGFGFAPTTYYIPCIIWLMLRKPKKYGLSWSINIICIVIGVVLTLISPIGGLRQIILDAKSFKLYS from the exons ATGGggacgccgtcgccgccggacgTGATGGACCAGTACGCGGAGACGGCCAAGGAGAGGAGGCAGGAGGAGAAGCTCAAGAACCTCGACGACTGGCTGCCCATCACCTCGTCGCGCACGGCCAAGTGGTACTACTCGGCCTTCCACAACGTCACCGCCATGGTCGGCGCTGGCGTGCTCGGCCTCCCGTTCGCCATGTCGCAGCTCGGATG GGGCCTCGGCACGGTGGTGATCGTGATGTCGTTCGTGATCACCCTCTACACCCTCTGGCAGATGGTGGAGATGCACGAGATGGTCCCGGGCAAGCGCTTCGACCGGTACCACGAGCTCGGGCAGCACGCGTTCGGCCAGCGGCTGGGTCTCTGGATCATCGTGCCGCAGCAGCTCATCGTCGAGGTCGGCACCGACATCGTCTACATGGTCACCGGCGGGCAGTGCCTCCGCAAGTTCCACGACCTCGTCTGCCAGGGCCGCTGCAGGGACATCCGCCTCACCTTCTGGATCATGATCTTCGGCTCCGTCCACTTCCCGCTCTCCCAGTTCCCCAACTTCAACTCCATCtccgccgtctccgccgccgcagccgtcatGTCGCTCACCTACTCCATGATCGCCTTCTTCGCGTCGGCGGTGAAGGGCGCccacgccgcggccgccgccgactACGGGCTCAGGGCGTCCACCGCGACGGGGCGCGCGTTCGGTGTGCTCAACGCGCTGGGCGCCGTGGCGTTTGCGTACGCGGGGCACAACGTGGTGCTGGAGATCCAGGCCACCATCCCGTCGACGCCGGAGACGCCGTCCAAGAGGCCCATGTGGCGCGGCGTTGTGGTGGCCTACGCCATCGTCGCGCTCTGCTACTTCTGCGTCGCCTTCGGCGGGTACTACGCCTTCGGAAGCTTGGTGGAGCCAAACGTGCTCATCTCCCTAGAGAGGCCGCGGTGGCTTATCGCCGCCGCCAACCTCATGGTCGTCGTCCACGTCGTCGGCAGCTACCAGGTGTACGCCATGCCGGTGTTCGACATGATCGAGACCTTGCTCGTCAAGAAGCACAAGTTCACCCCGGGGGTTCGGCTGCGATTGATCGCCCGCTCCGCCTATGTCG CGGCGACGATGTTCGTCGGCATGACCTTCCCCTTCTTCGACGGCCTTCTCGGCTTCTTCGGCGGCTTCGGATTTGCTCCAACGACATACTAC ATCCCTTGCATCATCTGGCTCATGCTGCGCAAGCCAAAGAAGTACGGCCTCTCATGGAGCATCAACATT ATCTGTATCGTGATAGGAGTGGTGCTGACGCTCATCTCCCCCATTGGAGGCCTGCGGCAGATCATCCTTGACGCCAAGAGCTTCAAGCTCTACTCTTAA